In Musa acuminata AAA Group cultivar baxijiao chromosome BXJ2-8, Cavendish_Baxijiao_AAA, whole genome shotgun sequence, one genomic interval encodes:
- the LOC135618362 gene encoding protein GOS9-like, which produces MAGEIKVGLWGGNGGSEWDMGAADRITEIKIGAVEAIDAIVITFIRNDQTETKHFGSIDFKPYVISLQEDEYLVGVEGSVDTMWGLTLVRNLTLRTNKDSYGPFGSSGGIPFSVPLVSGKIIGFFGRAGEMIEAIGVYLAPN; this is translated from the exons GCGGGAGAGATCAAGGTGGGGCTGTGGGGTGGCAACGGAGGGTCTGAATGGGACATGGGGGCTGCCGACCGCATCACCGAAATCAAGATTGGCGCCGTAGAGGCCATCGACGCCATCGTGATCACCTTCATCCGTAATGATCAGACGGAGACCAAGCACTTCGGCAGCATCGATTTCAAACCCTACGTG ATTTCTCTGCAAGAGGACGAGTATCTTGTGGGCGTCGAGGGGTCTGTGGATACGATGTGGGGATTAACTCTGGTGAGGAACCTGACGCTGAGGACCAACAAGGACAGCTATGGACCTTTCGGCTCCAGTGGCGGAATACCTTTCTCTGTTCCGCTAGTCTCGGGTAAGATCATTGGCTTCTTTGGACGTGCGGGCGAAATGATTGAGGCCATCGGAGTTTACCTGGCACCGAACTAG